Below is a window of Burkholderia cepacia DNA.
TGATCCACGCGCGTCATCGCGTCGAATACGGCTTGCACCGCGTGCCGGTCCGCGATGTCGGCCACGGCGATGCCTGCGCCGCCGATCGCTTGCGCAGCGGTCTCGAGCTTTGCACGGGTCCGCCCGACCAGCGTGACGCTGGCGCCCCGCGCCTTCGCGGCGTTCGCCGCCGAAAGACCGATTCCGGAGCTCCCGCCGAAAATCACGACGTGTGCGCCGCCCAGTGTCGAAAATTGCGTTGCCTCGTTCATGTCGACTCCTCGTCAAGGATTGAAGGTTCGCGAACGTTAGGTCATTCTCGATTGCACCGGAACGTGGGAGACTTGCATAAGGTTCATGCCATAAAGGAATGAGATGGATGCATTGCGCTCCATGCGCGTGTTCGTCCGCGCGATCGAGCTGGGCAATTTCTCGGCGGTCGCGCGCGAGGAAGGCACCGGCCAGCCGACGATCAGCAAGATCGTCGCCGCGTTCGAACAGGAACTGGGCGTGCGCCTGCTCGAACGCTCGACGACGAGCCTCGCGCCGACCGACGAAGGCCGCCGGTTCTACGACCGCTGCAAGCGCGTGCTCGATGAATACGAAAGCGCGGTGGCCGAGGCGCGCGGGCAAACGTTGCGCCCGGCCGGCAAGCTGGTCGTCAATGCGCCGCTCGGGCTCGGCGAACTGAGGCTGAATACGCTCGTGCTCGAATTCCTCGCCGCGTGGCCGGAAATCGACGTCGAACTGCACCTGACCGATCGCGTGATCGACCTGGTCGAGGAAGGTGTCGACGTCGCGATTCGCCTCGGCCACGTCCTGCCGCCGGACGCCATCGCACGCCACATCGCGTCGTCGCCGCGCCTGCTGGTGGCCACGCCCGGGTATGTGGCGCAGGCACCGAAAATTCGCCGCCCGGAAGACCTGGCGAAGCACACGTATGTCGGGTACGCCCGCACGGACATCATCGGGAGCGAACTGCAATTCGCTCGCGGCGACGAATCGGTCACCGTTCCGGTACACGGCCGGTATCGCGTCAACAGCTCGATCGCGTTGCGGGAGTGCTTCCTGGCCGGGCAAGCAGTCGGCAGCGCGCCGGCGTGGCTCGTCCAGGACCTGATCGATGGCGGACAGCTCGTCCGGCTGCTGCCGAAGTGGGACATGGTGCCGCCGCATGCGCTGCATCTCGTCTACGCGTCGCGCCGCCATCTGCCGCTCAGGACCCGCACGTTCCTGCAATTCATGACGCAACGCATTCCCGAACTGCCCGGGTTCCGCGCGACGCCGACACCAACCGCGCCGGCCACGCGGCCAACCCGCTGACCGCCGGCATCGATCCATCCCTTTTTCCCGACCCTCCGAATCCCCACTATTGGAGCGCGCGCCGGCGGCGCCGGCGGGCCCTTCGGCTAAAATGCCGCACTTTCCACCTTGTCCGGCCCGCTCGCCATGCAACCCGCCTCCTCCGCCCAACCCGCCGCCCACGGCGCCGACGCCGCCGATTCGGCCCGCGACCTCGTCTACGGCCCGAACGACCGGCCGGCGCCGATGGTCGCCTTCGTCGCCGCGCTGCAGCACCTGCTGGCGATCATCGTGCCGATCGTCACGCCCGGCCTGCTGATCTGCCAGGCGCTCGGCGTGTCCAGCCGCGATACGACCCTGATCGTGTCGATGTCACTGGTGATTTCCGGCATCGCCACCTTCGTCCAGTGCAAGCGCTTTGGCCCGCTGGGCGCCGGCCTGCTGATCGTCCAGGGCACCAGCTTCAACTTCGTCGGCCCGCTGATCGCCGGCGGCAGCCTGATGGTCAAGCAAGGCACGCCGGTCGAGACCGTGATGGCCGCGATCTTCGGCGTCGTGATCGCCGGGTCGTTCATCGAGATGGGCGTGTCGCGCATCCTGCCGTTCGTGAAGCGCCTGATCACGCCGCTCGTCACCGGCATCGTCGTGCTGCTGATCGGCCTCACGCTGATCAAGGTCGGCCTCATCAGCATGGGCGGCGGCTACGGCGCGATGGCCAAGGGCACGTTCGCGAGCGCGGAGAACCTGACGCTGTCGGGGCTCGTGCTCGGCACGATCATCCTGCTGAACCGCGTGCCGGTCGTGTGGGTGCGCAGCACCGCGCTCGTCATCGCGCTCGTGATCGGCTATCTCGCGGCCGCGTTCCTCGGCCGCCTCGACTTCACCGGTATGCACCAGGCCGCGCTGTTCCAGGTGCCGACGCCGCTGCACTTCGGCATCGGCTTCTCGTGGTCGCTGTTCGTGCCGATGCTGATCATCTACCTCGTCACGTCGCTCGAGGCGATCGGCGACGTCACGGCCACCAGCAAGATCTCGAACGAGCCGGTCGAAGGGCCCGTGTGGATGCAACGCATCAAGGGCGGCGTGCTCGTCAACGGCGCAAACTCGCTGCTGGCCGGCGTGTTCAACACGTTCCCAAGCTCGGTGTTCGCACAGAACAACGGCGTGATCCAGATCACCGGCGTCGCGAGCCGCTACGTCGGCATCTGGATCGCGGGGATGCTCGTGGTGCTCGGCCTGTTCCCGGTCGTCGCGGGCGTGCTGCAGGCCGTGCCGGAGCCCGTGCTCGGCGGCGCGGCCATGGTGATGTTCGGCGCGGTGGCCGCGTCGGGCATCAACATCCTCTCGGGCGTCCAGCTCGACCGTCGCGCGCTGCTGATCATCGCGGTATCGCTGGCGCTCGGCCTTGGCGTGTCGCAGGTGCCGGACATCCTCAACAGCCTGCCGCACGCACTGAAGAACGTGCTGGAATCGGGCGTGGCCACGGGCGGCATCTGCGCGCTCGTGATGAACTGGTTCCTGCCGGAAAAGAAATAACCGCATGACGACGCGGCGCGCCTTAGAGGCCGCGCCGCTCGTCGCGCCGAAAGGCGCCGGGCTCCCGGTGCCTGCAGCCGAAGCCGGTCACCGCACCGGCGGCGCACGCTCCCCATCCCCCGTCGCGCTCAAAACCGCTCGTCCGCTATCGCCGGCATCACCAGTTCGCGCACGAACGCGGCATCGGACAACCGCAGCAGCGTACGCACCACGGCCACCACGTCGTGAACCGGCACCAGCCCGCCCTCGCCGCGCGCCGCGGCCGCCTCGAGCGGAACCGACAGGGCATCGTCGGTATTCAGATTGCCGAGCTGCAGGCACGTGACAGCCAGCCGGCTGCTCCTGAACCCCTCACGCAACGCATCGGCCACGCCGTTCAGCGCGAACTTCGACGCGCCGAACGCGACCTCCGGCCGCCCGCTCTGCCGAAGCGCGGACGTCGAACCGGTCAGGATGACTTGCGGTTTGGCCGATTGCAGCAAGCGCGGCACCAGACGCTTGAGCAGCAGCAGCGTGGCCGTGAGGTTGACGTTCACCAGATTGACGATCGCGTCGTCCGGCTCGTCCAGGAATGCATAGCCGTCCGTGAAGGCCGCCGTCTCCCAGATCCCCACGTTGCAGATCAGCACGTCGAACGCGGCCGGCGCGGCTTGCGCAATGTGCGCGGCAGCTTCGCCAGGCGAAGCCATGTCGGCTTCGATCCATTGCAGCTCGACGCCTTGCGGCAACGCCAGCGCATCCGGACGCAGGCGCGATACGCCGATGA
It encodes the following:
- a CDS encoding SDR family NAD(P)-dependent oxidoreductase — encoded protein: MTFDRHRTERPCDVEGYAAPLTATRYDRRTVRTRFFHEYASRGSRRGAIQRAPEARRATTTGKPAMKIMIIGASRGLGRALAEGVCSAGDTVIGVSRLRPDALALPQGVELQWIEADMASPGEAAAHIAQAAPAAFDVLICNVGIWETAAFTDGYAFLDEPDDAIVNLVNVNLTATLLLLKRLVPRLLQSAKPQVILTGSTSALRQSGRPEVAFGASKFALNGVADALREGFRSSRLAVTCLQLGNLNTDDALSVPLEAAAARGEGGLVPVHDVVAVVRTLLRLSDAAFVRELVMPAIADERF
- a CDS encoding LysR family transcriptional regulator, whose protein sequence is MDALRSMRVFVRAIELGNFSAVAREEGTGQPTISKIVAAFEQELGVRLLERSTTSLAPTDEGRRFYDRCKRVLDEYESAVAEARGQTLRPAGKLVVNAPLGLGELRLNTLVLEFLAAWPEIDVELHLTDRVIDLVEEGVDVAIRLGHVLPPDAIARHIASSPRLLVATPGYVAQAPKIRRPEDLAKHTYVGYARTDIIGSELQFARGDESVTVPVHGRYRVNSSIALRECFLAGQAVGSAPAWLVQDLIDGGQLVRLLPKWDMVPPHALHLVYASRRHLPLRTRTFLQFMTQRIPELPGFRATPTPTAPATRPTR
- a CDS encoding nucleobase:cation symporter-2 family protein, encoding MQPASSAQPAAHGADAADSARDLVYGPNDRPAPMVAFVAALQHLLAIIVPIVTPGLLICQALGVSSRDTTLIVSMSLVISGIATFVQCKRFGPLGAGLLIVQGTSFNFVGPLIAGGSLMVKQGTPVETVMAAIFGVVIAGSFIEMGVSRILPFVKRLITPLVTGIVVLLIGLTLIKVGLISMGGGYGAMAKGTFASAENLTLSGLVLGTIILLNRVPVVWVRSTALVIALVIGYLAAAFLGRLDFTGMHQAALFQVPTPLHFGIGFSWSLFVPMLIIYLVTSLEAIGDVTATSKISNEPVEGPVWMQRIKGGVLVNGANSLLAGVFNTFPSSVFAQNNGVIQITGVASRYVGIWIAGMLVVLGLFPVVAGVLQAVPEPVLGGAAMVMFGAVAASGINILSGVQLDRRALLIIAVSLALGLGVSQVPDILNSLPHALKNVLESGVATGGICALVMNWFLPEKK